One segment of Microcoleus sp. FACHB-831 DNA contains the following:
- a CDS encoding fertility inhibition FinO-like protein has protein sequence MPTQGKLELTIKISEFPADVKTIENGWKSFEIDCDERIVSVIVKPKVFKKLEQAQTDYPMWVAAIAGKMGEPTERGFILNEPAIQVFEKKPKEPKEPTIVE, from the coding sequence ATGCCAACGCAAGGCAAACTTGAGCTAACCATAAAGATTTCGGAATTCCCAGCCGACGTGAAGACTATAGAGAATGGTTGGAAGTCTTTCGAGATTGACTGCGATGAGCGGATTGTTAGCGTAATTGTAAAGCCCAAAGTTTTTAAGAAGTTAGAACAGGCACAAACCGATTACCCAATGTGGGTTGCTGCGATTGCTGGAAAAATGGGTGAGCCTACAGAACGGGGCTTTATCCTGAACGAGCCAGCCATCCAGGTTTTTGAGAAAAAACCAAAAGAACCGAAAGAGCCAACGATAGTAGAGTAA